One window of Verrucomicrobiia bacterium genomic DNA carries:
- a CDS encoding serine O-acetyltransferase has translation MQSALDKLTDRLTDSYQRVGGINHLDGKNLPSKRAIAVITMDLLRLLFPGFFGKLFHSSELKAETSALLGAVLNNLETEVAKSLEYNPPPEFAGARKDFRAVARNCTVQFLESLPRIRDLLQTDTEAAYNGDPAALSKEEVIVAYPFIEAIAVQRLAHELYRNKIALIPRIMTEWAHARTGMDLHPGAEIGTHFFVDHCTGTVVGETTQIGNHVKMYQGVGLVAKSLSAGQQLRGLKRHPTIEDRVTIYAGATIMGGDTIVGEGSTIGANVFLTSSVPPHSLVVQEEANVKVLSKKDRRAQPADFVV, from the coding sequence GTGCAATCGGCTCTGGACAAATTAACCGACCGCTTGACCGACTCCTACCAGCGCGTCGGCGGCATCAACCATTTGGACGGCAAGAACCTTCCCTCCAAACGCGCGATAGCTGTCATCACGATGGATTTGCTTCGCCTGCTTTTTCCAGGTTTTTTTGGCAAGCTGTTCCATTCCTCGGAGCTCAAGGCCGAGACCTCGGCGCTCTTGGGAGCAGTGCTTAATAACCTCGAAACCGAGGTCGCCAAGAGCCTCGAATACAATCCGCCCCCGGAGTTCGCAGGGGCGCGAAAGGACTTCCGCGCCGTGGCGCGCAATTGCACCGTGCAGTTCCTTGAAAGCCTGCCCCGCATCCGCGACTTGCTCCAGACGGACACCGAGGCCGCTTACAACGGCGACCCGGCCGCCCTGAGCAAGGAAGAGGTCATTGTCGCTTATCCATTCATCGAGGCCATCGCTGTCCAGCGCCTCGCTCACGAACTATATCGCAATAAAATCGCTCTCATCCCGCGCATTATGACCGAGTGGGCCCATGCCCGGACGGGCATGGACCTGCATCCGGGCGCAGAAATCGGCACCCATTTCTTCGTCGATCACTGCACCGGAACGGTTGTGGGCGAGACCACCCAGATCGGCAACCACGTCAAAATGTACCAAGGCGTCGGGTTGGTGGCCAAATCACTCTCCGCCGGCCAGCAGTTGCGCGGGTTGAAGCGCCATCCCACAATCGAAGACCGTGTCACAATCTATGCGGGCGCTACTATTATGGGCGGCGACACCATCGTCGGCGAAGGCAGCACGATTGGCGCAAACGTCTTTCTGACCTCGAGCGTGCCGCCGCATTCTCTGGTGGTCCAGGAAGAGGCCAACGTCAAGGTCCTCAGCAAAAAGGATCGCCGCGCCCAACCCGCTGATTTTGTGGTGTAG
- a CDS encoding glycosyl hydrolase family 28 protein, producing the protein MNRRELLGVTAILAAGGPLWTLPLCAKENEMGGARIFDVKQYGAVGDGKALDTTALNRAVAACAAAGGGVVYVSPGIYLSGTVVLQSNVTLYLEAGATLLGSKQLSDYSPKSGPSLKGDANQKHLIFARDAENVGLAGPGRIDGQGPAYWVPSGRVVPPPQESWRDVATYDWKPLDRPSPLLEFYNCKHLRVEDIRIENAPGWTLRPVQCEHVLIRGITIKNPVIGPNTDGLDLTCSRNVFISDCLIDTGDDAICLKSESPYGGEPGVSKNITITNCVLTCCCNGLKFGTATFGAFENVTFSNSVIYNDDVDARARVISGIALEMVDGGRLEGVVISNIRMQRARTPIFIRRGNRHPRPDGAPGTLRGVMIQNVHASGAILTSSVTGLPGFDVEDVTLSNIRIDSEENGKAEWTERPIPEVASSYPEARMFGRLPAYGLYSRHVNGLRLRQLEFACGPQEARPALCCEDVRDIEVAGFRSPAIQGTQPALRLVQTRRAFIHGCSTLGKTQAFLEVRGGQTEQIVLMGNNISAKEPVRLGPEAPKDAIRTNDAA; encoded by the coding sequence ATGAACCGCAGAGAACTGCTCGGCGTGACTGCTATTCTTGCCGCGGGAGGTCCGCTCTGGACTTTGCCGCTATGCGCAAAAGAAAATGAGATGGGTGGCGCGCGAATCTTTGATGTGAAACAGTACGGGGCTGTTGGCGACGGGAAGGCGCTGGATACCACCGCGCTGAACCGGGCCGTTGCGGCCTGCGCCGCAGCCGGGGGCGGAGTGGTGTACGTTTCCCCCGGCATCTACCTATCCGGAACAGTGGTGCTCCAGAGCAACGTCACCCTGTACCTCGAAGCGGGAGCGACCTTGCTCGGCAGCAAACAGCTTTCCGATTATTCCCCCAAGTCAGGCCCGAGCCTCAAAGGGGATGCCAATCAAAAGCATCTCATCTTTGCGCGCGATGCGGAAAATGTGGGGCTTGCGGGACCGGGCCGGATTGACGGGCAAGGTCCGGCCTATTGGGTGCCCAGCGGACGTGTTGTGCCGCCACCGCAGGAAAGCTGGCGCGATGTGGCCACTTACGATTGGAAGCCCCTGGACCGCCCCTCGCCTTTGCTGGAATTCTACAACTGCAAGCACCTGCGCGTTGAAGACATCCGCATAGAAAATGCCCCCGGCTGGACGTTGCGGCCCGTTCAATGCGAGCACGTGCTGATCCGCGGGATTACTATCAAAAACCCCGTGATTGGCCCCAATACAGACGGGCTGGACCTGACTTGCAGCCGAAACGTCTTTATCTCGGATTGTTTGATCGATACGGGCGACGACGCCATTTGTCTCAAGAGCGAGAGCCCTTACGGCGGGGAGCCGGGCGTGTCGAAAAACATCACGATTACCAATTGCGTGCTGACCTGCTGCTGCAATGGATTGAAATTCGGCACAGCCACCTTTGGCGCCTTTGAGAACGTCACGTTTAGCAATTCGGTGATTTATAATGACGATGTGGATGCGAGGGCGCGCGTGATTTCGGGCATCGCCCTGGAAATGGTGGACGGTGGCCGGCTTGAGGGCGTGGTCATCTCCAACATCCGCATGCAGCGCGCACGGACGCCCATTTTCATCCGGCGCGGCAACCGGCATCCGCGCCCCGACGGCGCACCCGGAACGCTGCGCGGTGTCATGATCCAGAACGTCCACGCCTCAGGGGCGATCCTCACCAGTTCGGTCACGGGTCTGCCTGGGTTTGATGTGGAGGACGTGACATTGTCCAATATCCGGATTGACAGTGAAGAGAACGGCAAAGCCGAGTGGACGGAGCGCCCGATTCCCGAGGTCGCGTCTTCCTATCCAGAGGCGCGCATGTTCGGCAGGCTGCCGGCCTATGGCCTGTATAGCAGGCATGTTAACGGCTTGCGTCTCAGGCAGCTTGAGTTTGCGTGCGGTCCGCAGGAAGCCCGCCCGGCGCTATGCTGCGAGGATGTAAGGGACATCGAAGTGGCCGGGTTCCGGAGCCCGGCCATTCAAGGCACACAGCCCGCTCTCAGGCTGGTTCAAACGAGGCGCGCCTTTATTCACGGTTGCTCGACGTTGGGAAAGACCCAAGCCTTTCTCGAAGTACGGGGCGGCCAAACGGAGCAAATTGTTCTGATGGGCAACAATATTAGCGCCAAAGAACCAGTGCGCTTGGGGCCCGAAGCGCCTAAAGATGCGATCAGGACAAACGATGCGGCATGA
- a CDS encoding rhamnulokinase family protein, translating into MAPRVHLAIDLGAESGRIMAGLWNGKIIQLEEIHRFPNGPVLLAGSLRWDALRLWAEIQNGLSLAAAKYGKSIVSVGADTWGVDFVLLSRHEEMLGQPYHYRDSRTDGMMAKAFRKAPRQEIFAQTGLQFMQLNTLFQLLALKRHAPELLERAACLLFMPDFIHWALCGSRVSEFTIASTSQCLNPLTRTWAGPLLKKFGLPLRIFPKIVAPGTSLGPLRRGLAATLGVQGIKVVAPPSHDTASAVAGVPTAHTGQANWAYISSGTWSLMGVEVRQASLSQRTQELNLTNEGGVEGTYRLLKNIMGLWLVQQCKRAFECRGQHYSYAQLARMAAKAPPLRSLVNPDDPGFLNPPDMPKAIQAFCHKTGQPLPRTEAELVRCAYESLALKYRQVLGWLEELTGNRIEVIHVVGGGSQSKMLNQFTADACRRPVVCGPVEATALGNLLVQVRASGELSALAEQREVARRSSHVTAYEPLDAQRWDAAAARFNEL; encoded by the coding sequence ATGGCCCCCCGCGTTCATCTTGCCATTGACCTGGGCGCCGAAAGCGGGCGCATCATGGCCGGTCTTTGGAATGGCAAAATCATCCAATTGGAAGAAATCCACCGGTTCCCCAACGGCCCTGTTCTATTGGCCGGTTCATTGCGCTGGGACGCTCTCCGCCTCTGGGCCGAGATTCAAAATGGCCTTTCCCTGGCCGCCGCAAAGTATGGCAAATCGATTGTCTCGGTGGGCGCAGATACCTGGGGTGTCGATTTTGTGCTGCTCAGCCGTCACGAGGAGATGCTGGGCCAGCCTTATCATTATCGCGACTCGCGCACCGATGGGATGATGGCCAAGGCCTTCAGGAAAGCGCCGCGCCAGGAAATCTTCGCACAAACCGGCCTTCAGTTCATGCAACTCAACACCCTGTTTCAGTTGCTGGCCCTCAAACGGCACGCCCCGGAACTGTTGGAGCGCGCCGCGTGCCTGCTCTTCATGCCCGATTTCATTCATTGGGCCCTGTGCGGCTCGCGCGTGTCTGAATTCACCATCGCCTCGACTTCGCAATGCCTGAACCCGCTAACCCGCACTTGGGCCGGCCCGCTCTTAAAGAAATTCGGATTACCCCTCCGCATCTTTCCAAAAATTGTTGCGCCAGGAACCAGCCTGGGGCCCCTGCGGCGCGGCCTTGCCGCAACGCTCGGTGTGCAGGGAATCAAAGTCGTCGCCCCGCCCTCTCATGACACCGCCTCGGCTGTTGCGGGTGTTCCGACCGCTCATACTGGCCAGGCCAATTGGGCCTACATCAGTTCAGGGACCTGGTCGCTCATGGGCGTCGAGGTGCGCCAGGCCTCGCTCTCACAACGCACTCAGGAATTGAATCTGACCAACGAAGGCGGGGTCGAGGGCACCTATCGGCTGCTTAAAAACATCATGGGCTTGTGGCTGGTTCAGCAATGCAAGCGCGCCTTCGAGTGCCGGGGTCAGCACTATTCCTACGCTCAACTCGCTCGGATGGCGGCAAAGGCGCCACCCTTACGCTCCCTGGTGAATCCCGATGACCCGGGGTTCCTGAATCCGCCGGACATGCCCAAGGCCATCCAGGCATTTTGCCATAAGACAGGCCAGCCGCTTCCGCGCACCGAAGCCGAGTTGGTCCGGTGCGCCTACGAAAGTTTGGCGCTGAAATACCGCCAGGTGCTGGGTTGGCTCGAAGAACTCACTGGCAATCGCATCGAGGTCATCCACGTTGTCGGCGGCGGTTCCCAAAGCAAGATGCTCAACCAATTTACCGCCGATGCCTGCCGCCGCCCCGTTGTGTGCGGCCCCGTCGAGGCCACCGCCCTGGGCAATCTCCTGGTCCAGGTGCGGGCTAGCGGCGAGTTGTCCGCCCTGGCCGAACAGCGGGAGGTGGCGCGCCGCTCGAGCCATGTGACCGCTTATGAGCCGTTGGATGCGCAACGATGGGACGCCGCAGCCGCACGGTTTAACGAATTGTAG
- a CDS encoding uroporphyrinogen decarboxylase family protein, translating to MTSRERILAALAHREPDRIPIDLSGHRSSGIAAMAYARLREFLDLPKRPIRVYDPVQQLAIVDEDVLERFQVDTIELGRGFALEDKYWVEWVLPDGRPCLMPAWARPERENGGWVVRSQPAQRIIARMPPGVWYFEQAHFPFLEREDPGKVEPNLAECMWSAMASPPGPIASGPDAERILAEGARRLRQQTDRAIIGLFGGNLLELGQWFYRNDNFLMLLAAEPAKAHRFLDELMQIHLRNLETFLRAVADQIDIIMFGDDLGMQSGPQVSPAMYREFFKPREQEMWQLVRKRAPHLKIQLHCCGGVRELLPDLIEAGLDAINPVQITCRGMGVAGLKHDFGAQLTFWGGGCDTRDVLIKGTPAQVREHVLQQLDIWRPGGGYVFQQVHNILADVPPANVAAMYEAAMSA from the coding sequence ATGACATCGCGCGAACGCATTCTAGCGGCTCTGGCCCATCGCGAGCCGGACCGCATTCCCATAGACCTTTCGGGCCACCGCTCATCCGGTATCGCGGCGATGGCTTATGCGCGCTTGCGCGAGTTCCTCGATTTGCCCAAGCGGCCTATCCGCGTCTATGACCCGGTGCAGCAGCTTGCGATTGTCGATGAGGATGTGCTCGAGCGTTTCCAGGTCGATACCATAGAACTTGGGCGCGGATTCGCCCTCGAAGATAAATACTGGGTCGAGTGGGTTCTGCCAGACGGCAGGCCTTGTCTGATGCCGGCCTGGGCGCGGCCCGAGCGCGAGAACGGCGGCTGGGTCGTGCGCTCGCAACCGGCGCAGAGGATTATCGCCCGTATGCCGCCAGGAGTGTGGTACTTCGAGCAGGCCCATTTCCCTTTTCTCGAGCGCGAGGACCCGGGCAAGGTCGAGCCCAACCTCGCCGAATGTATGTGGTCGGCCATGGCCTCGCCTCCGGGGCCAATTGCCTCTGGACCCGATGCCGAAAGAATTCTCGCCGAGGGCGCGCGCCGTCTGCGGCAACAGACCGACCGCGCTATCATTGGTTTGTTCGGCGGAAACCTGCTCGAGCTGGGGCAATGGTTCTATCGCAATGACAATTTCCTGATGCTCTTGGCCGCTGAACCCGCCAAGGCCCATCGGTTTCTTGATGAACTCATGCAGATTCATCTGCGCAATCTGGAAACCTTTTTGCGCGCGGTCGCGGACCAGATCGACATCATTATGTTCGGCGATGATCTGGGCATGCAATCCGGTCCTCAGGTCTCGCCGGCGATGTACCGGGAGTTTTTCAAACCGCGCGAACAGGAGATGTGGCAGCTCGTCAGAAAACGCGCCCCTCACCTCAAAATCCAGCTCCATTGCTGTGGAGGGGTTCGCGAATTGCTGCCCGACCTCATCGAGGCCGGGTTGGACGCCATCAATCCGGTCCAAATCACTTGCCGCGGCATGGGAGTCGCCGGGCTAAAGCACGACTTCGGCGCACAACTGACCTTTTGGGGCGGTGGCTGCGACACGCGGGATGTTCTGATTAAAGGAACCCCGGCCCAGGTCCGCGAACATGTGTTGCAGCAATTGGACATTTGGCGGCCCGGCGGCGGCTATGTCTTTCAGCAAGTGCACAATATCCTTGCTGATGTGCCGCCTGCCAATGTTGCAGCGATGTACGAAGCGGCCATGAGCGCCTGA
- a CDS encoding histidine kinase dimerization/phospho-acceptor domain-containing protein, producing MKASFSTKVMAPLVSIMVLQLILTVWLVNRRITRQFQTQAARSLETADSVFRNSENLHTKNLLLRFRNLSNEPRYKAAFQGRHMQTVRDAIKDLPADQGVDVALFTSSKGDIQASAQRDPRLSLGEFETSSAAAMKQALAGEPRADTIRVGARLFDVVSIPVFGGSGFPIFGSSSTVPVGVLVVGSEIGDSVARELSALTHSQIVLLANGHVVASTIPGSNFREQLARLFTQRAEEARSSGPGQVLLGDEHYFCAAGKFVSLNGDGGLGYLLLSSYEQPLRAFEGMQQTVLLVGVLGILLGAAIVGLLVRKATKPLRQLQLSAESVGRGDFSRHVEVTSNDECGKLALVFNQMTENLKRARQELECSVSTLKTTQAQLIRSEKLSGIGEFVAGVAHELNNPLTAVMGFSEFLVEAPTHPQQRRYLELIYKSAQRCQRIVQSLLIFARCHPPERKLSNVNALIGDAVEFMQYQLRTSNIEIVTELDQNYPIRCWMGIKCSKYS from the coding sequence GTGAAAGCAAGTTTCAGCACGAAGGTGATGGCGCCACTGGTTTCGATCATGGTGCTGCAACTAATCCTTACTGTTTGGTTGGTGAATCGCCGCATCACACGACAGTTCCAAACCCAAGCCGCGCGCAGTTTGGAAACCGCCGACTCGGTATTCCGCAACTCGGAGAATCTGCACACGAAAAACCTCTTGCTGCGCTTTCGCAATCTCTCAAACGAGCCGCGCTACAAAGCAGCCTTTCAAGGCAGGCATATGCAGACCGTGCGGGATGCAATCAAGGACTTGCCGGCCGATCAAGGAGTGGATGTGGCCTTGTTCACTTCCAGCAAGGGGGACATCCAAGCCAGCGCCCAGCGCGACCCGCGCCTGTCTCTGGGAGAGTTCGAAACGAGCAGCGCGGCTGCTATGAAGCAGGCTCTGGCCGGCGAACCAAGAGCCGACACCATCCGGGTTGGCGCCCGATTATTCGATGTGGTTTCAATCCCGGTCTTTGGCGGCAGCGGATTTCCGATTTTCGGGAGCAGCAGCACGGTTCCGGTTGGCGTGCTGGTAGTGGGCTCTGAGATCGGCGACAGCGTGGCGCGAGAGCTCAGCGCACTCACTCACAGCCAAATCGTCCTGCTGGCCAATGGCCATGTTGTCGCCTCAACCATTCCGGGTTCAAATTTCCGTGAACAGTTGGCCCGGCTGTTCACCCAACGCGCCGAAGAGGCCCGCTCCAGCGGGCCGGGGCAGGTGCTCCTGGGCGACGAGCATTATTTTTGCGCAGCGGGCAAATTCGTGTCTCTAAACGGGGACGGCGGCCTTGGCTATCTGCTTCTGTCGTCTTACGAACAACCGCTGCGGGCCTTTGAAGGCATGCAACAAACGGTCCTGCTGGTTGGAGTATTGGGGATTCTGTTAGGCGCCGCGATTGTGGGCTTGCTGGTGCGCAAAGCCACAAAGCCTCTGCGCCAATTGCAACTGAGCGCCGAATCCGTCGGGCGCGGCGATTTTTCCCGTCATGTCGAAGTGACCTCGAATGATGAATGCGGCAAACTCGCGCTTGTTTTCAATCAGATGACGGAGAATCTGAAGCGGGCGCGGCAGGAGCTGGAGTGCAGCGTCTCGACTCTCAAGACAACCCAGGCGCAGTTGATCCGGAGCGAAAAGCTCTCGGGCATCGGTGAATTTGTTGCCGGCGTGGCGCACGAATTAAATAATCCCCTGACGGCCGTAATGGGGTTCTCTGAATTCCTTGTCGAAGCTCCCACGCACCCGCAACAAAGGCGTTACCTCGAACTCATTTACAAGAGTGCCCAGCGATGCCAGAGAATTGTCCAAAGCCTGCTCATCTTCGCGCGCTGCCATCCGCCGGAGCGGAAACTTTCAAATGTGAACGCCCTCATTGGGGATGCCGTCGAGTTCATGCAATACCAACTGCGCACGAGCAATATCGAGATCGTCACGGAGCTGGATCAGAATTACCCAATTCGATGCTGGATGGGCATCAAATGCAGCAAGTATTCCTGA
- a CDS encoding L-rhamnose isomerase, whose amino-acid sequence MNTKSIQKIYQLASERYAAVGVDTGKALEALARIPISIHCWQGDDVGGFERTAQGPGGGLAVTGNYPGKARTPQELRADFEKALSMIPGRRRFNLHASYAETNGKRMDRDALTVAQFKDWIAWAKSIQIGLDFNQTYFAHPKVAGGLTLTSPDASIRQFWIEHGIRCREIGAEIGKALGTACLTNLWIPDGMKDTPADRRGPRERLVESLDAVFRKRIDKKYNVDSVEPKLFGIGAESYTPGSHEFYLGYAVSRKTLLTLDAGHYHPTEGIADKISAVLCYLPEIALHVSRGVRWDSDHVVTLTDELQAIAQEVVWGGYLDRVRIGLDYFDASINRVAAWVIGARNMAKALLLALLAPSQQLKGLEAQPDFTARLALMEEAKSLPFGPVWDFYCEKHGKPVGESWLAEVKAYEREVLAKRG is encoded by the coding sequence ATGAACACCAAATCCATTCAAAAGATTTATCAACTCGCAAGCGAACGCTACGCCGCAGTTGGCGTTGATACCGGAAAGGCACTCGAGGCCCTCGCACGGATTCCTATTTCCATCCATTGCTGGCAAGGCGATGATGTCGGCGGCTTCGAACGAACCGCGCAGGGACCTGGCGGCGGTCTGGCGGTCACAGGGAATTATCCCGGCAAAGCGCGCACGCCGCAGGAGCTTCGCGCCGATTTTGAAAAGGCCCTCTCGATGATTCCTGGCCGGCGCCGGTTTAACCTCCATGCCTCATACGCCGAGACCAATGGCAAGCGAATGGACCGGGATGCCCTCACCGTGGCTCAGTTCAAGGATTGGATAGCCTGGGCCAAATCGATTCAAATCGGGTTGGACTTTAACCAAACCTATTTCGCCCACCCCAAAGTGGCCGGGGGACTCACCCTCACCAGTCCGGACGCATCCATCCGGCAATTCTGGATCGAGCACGGCATCCGCTGCCGCGAAATCGGAGCCGAAATTGGCAAGGCCCTCGGCACAGCCTGCCTGACGAATCTTTGGATACCCGACGGCATGAAGGATACACCGGCGGACCGCCGGGGGCCACGCGAGCGGTTGGTCGAATCCCTTGATGCAGTTTTCCGGAAGCGAATCGATAAGAAATACAACGTCGATTCGGTCGAGCCCAAGCTCTTTGGCATCGGAGCCGAGAGCTACACGCCTGGTTCTCATGAGTTCTATCTCGGCTATGCCGTGAGCCGCAAGACCCTGCTCACTCTGGATGCAGGCCATTACCATCCAACCGAAGGCATTGCCGATAAGATTTCTGCCGTGCTCTGCTATTTGCCAGAGATCGCCCTGCACGTCAGCCGCGGGGTGCGCTGGGACAGCGATCACGTCGTGACGCTGACCGATGAACTCCAAGCTATCGCCCAAGAGGTTGTCTGGGGTGGCTATCTGGACCGGGTGCGCATAGGGCTGGATTACTTCGACGCAAGCATCAACCGGGTAGCCGCCTGGGTGATTGGCGCGCGCAACATGGCCAAAGCGCTCCTTCTGGCGCTCCTGGCCCCCAGCCAACAACTCAAAGGCCTCGAAGCCCAACCAGATTTCACCGCCCGGTTGGCATTGATGGAGGAGGCCAAATCCCTGCCCTTCGGTCCTGTCTGGGATTTTTACTGCGAGAAACATGGCAAGCCGGTGGGCGAGTCCTGGCTGGCTGAGGTGAAAGCTTACGAACGCGAGGTGTTGGCAAAACGAGGTTGA
- a CDS encoding prepilin-type N-terminal cleavage/methylation domain-containing protein, which yields MKPTCQFSQTAQGRAAFTLAEIMVATAIFSMVIIGLVYSHVLGLKMFNITATKLNASQQARAALNQVRDEIRSAKAVYVGNATSNGFVSITGNGLREGNAVQIVPSSNTNSPICYYRDPAYNDLKRIDGTNPIEVVSLCITNPIVFYAEDYAGNTLTNNQNNRVIRMSLEFYQWEFLAGNANARPYYDYYHLQTRITRRAIQ from the coding sequence ATGAAACCCACTTGCCAATTTTCGCAGACGGCACAGGGCCGGGCTGCTTTTACGCTGGCTGAGATCATGGTGGCCACGGCCATTTTTTCGATGGTGATTATCGGCCTGGTCTATTCCCATGTTTTGGGCCTGAAAATGTTCAACATTACGGCAACCAAATTAAACGCCAGCCAGCAGGCGCGCGCCGCTTTAAACCAAGTGCGGGATGAGATTCGCTCGGCAAAGGCGGTCTATGTCGGCAATGCAACCAGCAACGGGTTTGTCAGCATTACCGGCAATGGCCTGCGCGAGGGCAACGCGGTGCAGATTGTCCCGTCCTCAAATACCAACTCACCCATCTGTTACTACCGCGACCCCGCTTACAATGATTTGAAACGTATCGACGGGACAAACCCCATCGAGGTCGTCTCCTTGTGCATAACCAATCCCATCGTTTTTTACGCCGAAGACTACGCCGGAAATACTCTGACGAACAACCAGAATAACCGCGTCATCCGAATGAGCCTTGAGTTCTATCAGTGGGAATTCCTGGCCGGGAACGCCAACGCGCGGCCTTATTACGATTACTACCATTTGCAAACCCGCATCACACGCAGAGCCATCCAATAA
- a CDS encoding ATP-binding protein: MQQVFLNIINNARQAIEAKGKKGRVIIRTENIGQGIRIVFQDDGPGIPQEYLCKLFDPFFRTKEIGEGTGLGLSLCYGVVTEHGGTIQARSKTGQGAEFVIDIPIMAAIADKGQAPLPPANPVSNFKKGLGKKVLVIDDEEPILEMVRSELTQHGYQVDVAQDGEAALRRLNETNYDLALCDWKMPGLNGADVYERLRISNPLLSERVVFITGDIINGRVEKFLKDRRKACLPKPFSLADFRAAIEQALSAP; this comes from the coding sequence ATGCAGCAAGTATTCCTGAACATCATCAACAACGCCCGCCAGGCCATTGAAGCCAAAGGCAAGAAAGGCCGTGTGATCATCAGGACCGAGAATATCGGACAAGGAATCCGCATTGTCTTCCAGGACGATGGACCGGGCATTCCGCAGGAATATCTGTGCAAGCTATTCGACCCATTTTTCAGGACCAAAGAAATTGGAGAAGGAACCGGCCTGGGCTTGAGTTTGTGTTACGGGGTGGTGACCGAGCACGGTGGGACGATTCAGGCGCGCAGCAAGACCGGGCAAGGCGCAGAGTTTGTTATCGATATCCCTATCATGGCCGCAATCGCGGACAAAGGGCAGGCGCCTCTTCCGCCGGCCAATCCGGTTTCAAACTTCAAAAAGGGCCTGGGGAAGAAGGTGCTCGTGATTGACGATGAGGAGCCGATTCTGGAGATGGTTCGCAGCGAGCTCACTCAACACGGTTATCAGGTCGATGTGGCGCAGGACGGAGAGGCTGCTCTGCGCCGGTTGAATGAGACCAACTACGATTTGGCCCTATGCGACTGGAAAATGCCGGGGCTCAACGGCGCGGATGTCTATGAACGGCTGAGGATTTCCAATCCGCTATTGTCTGAGCGGGTGGTTTTCATCACTGGTGACATCATCAACGGTAGAGTCGAAAAATTCTTAAAAGACCGAAGAAAGGCTTGTTTGCCAAAGCCATTTTCTCTTGCTGATTTCCGGGCTGCGATTGAGCAGGCGCTCAGCGCACCCTGA